The Bacillus sp. Marseille-Q1617 genome has a segment encoding these proteins:
- a CDS encoding YlmC/YmxH family sporulation protein — MRLSELSGKEIVDYRKAERLGVLGQTDLEFNDKSGQIHALVIPTGKWMRKQGGEIKVPWHQIRTIGTDMIILEVSND; from the coding sequence GAGTTAAGTGGAAAAGAAATCGTAGATTATCGAAAAGCTGAAAGGCTTGGCGTTCTCGGGCAAACCGATTTAGAGTTTAATGATAAATCCGGCCAGATTCATGCTTTGGTCATTCCAACAGGTAAGTGGATGCGTAAACAAGGAGGAGAAATCAAGGTCCCTTGGCATCAGATCAGGACGATTGGGACAGATATGATCATATTGGAGGTCTCAAACGATTAA
- the dpaA gene encoding dipicolinic acid synthetase subunit A: MLTGMQIAVLGGDARQLEIIRKLTELDAKISLVGFEQLDHAFTGATKEKLGEVDFSIIDAIILPVPGTNLQGEIDTIFSNEKICLSEDIVSQTPEHCTIYSGISNKYLDNVVNSTNRKLVQLFERDDVAIYNSIPTVEGTIMMAIQHTDFTIHGSSIVVLGLGRVGMSVARTFNNLGAKVKVGARKSEHLARITEMGLEAFHLDQLTKEVENCDICINTIPTSIIKANVIAKMPPHTLIIDLASKPGGTDFRYAEKRGIKALLAPGLPGIVAPKTAGQILANVLAQLLEEDFNSGKESLS; this comes from the coding sequence ATGTTGACCGGAATGCAGATCGCAGTTCTAGGCGGAGATGCTCGTCAGCTGGAGATTATACGCAAGCTCACAGAGCTGGATGCGAAGATTTCTCTGGTTGGTTTTGAACAGTTGGATCATGCCTTTACAGGGGCTACGAAGGAAAAGTTAGGTGAGGTAGACTTCTCCATTATAGACGCCATCATTTTACCTGTACCCGGCACGAATCTACAGGGAGAAATAGATACGATCTTTTCGAATGAAAAGATATGTTTAAGTGAAGATATCGTATCGCAAACGCCAGAGCACTGTACGATCTATTCAGGAATAAGCAATAAATACTTGGATAATGTAGTCAATTCAACAAACCGGAAATTGGTTCAGTTATTTGAAAGAGATGATGTCGCCATCTATAATTCCATTCCTACAGTGGAAGGGACAATTATGATGGCTATTCAACATACGGATTTTACGATACATGGCTCTTCAATCGTCGTATTGGGCTTGGGAAGGGTGGGTATGAGTGTAGCCAGGACATTTAATAACCTGGGAGCAAAGGTAAAGGTGGGAGCGCGTAAAAGCGAGCATCTTGCCAGGATCACGGAAATGGGGCTGGAAGCGTTCCATCTTGATCAGTTAACGAAAGAAGTTGAAAACTGTGATATATGCATTAATACAATTCCTACTTCCATTATAAAAGCCAATGTGATTGCTAAGATGCCCCCGCATACCCTCATCATTGATTTGGCATCCAAACCGGGAGGCACAGACTTCCGATATGCAGAAAAACGAGGGATAAAAGCCTTGCTGGCACCGGGGCTGCCTGGAATTGTAGCTCCAAAAACTGCCGGTCAAATATTAGCCAATGTGTTGGCGCAGCTTCTTGAAGAAGATTTTAATTCTGGAAAGGAGAGCTTATCTTGA
- the asd gene encoding aspartate-semialdehyde dehydrogenase yields MNTSGFHVAVVGATGAVGQQMLHTLEKRDFPIKQLTLLSSARSAGSTVTFRGKEWTVEEAKPESFEGVDIALFSAGGSVSKLLAPEAVKRGAIVVDNTSAFRMDPNVPLVVPEVNEEDIKLHNGIIANPNCSTIQMVAALEPLRKEYGLSKVIVSTYQAVSGAGAAAIDEMHDQSQAILNGESFEPAVLPVKGDKKHYQIAFNAIPQIDMFQDNGFTYEEMKMINETKKIMHLPALKVSATCVRLPVVTGHSESVYIEIEKESVSVKELQSLLENAPGVTLQDLPEEQVYPMPAYAVGKPDVFVGRVRKDLDEDKGFHMWIVSDNLLKGAAWNSVQIAESLVKLGLVK; encoded by the coding sequence TTGAATACAAGTGGTTTTCATGTAGCAGTCGTCGGTGCTACGGGTGCTGTAGGACAACAGATGCTTCATACATTAGAAAAAAGGGATTTTCCGATAAAACAGCTGACTTTATTATCATCTGCCCGTTCAGCCGGTTCAACCGTAACGTTCAGAGGGAAAGAATGGACGGTAGAAGAGGCTAAGCCGGAAAGCTTTGAAGGTGTTGACATTGCATTATTTAGTGCAGGGGGAAGTGTATCAAAACTTCTTGCTCCCGAAGCTGTTAAACGCGGTGCCATCGTGGTGGACAATACAAGTGCCTTTCGTATGGATCCGAATGTTCCGCTTGTTGTACCGGAAGTGAATGAAGAGGACATCAAGCTTCATAATGGCATCATTGCCAATCCAAACTGTTCAACGATTCAAATGGTAGCTGCTCTTGAACCGCTCAGAAAAGAATATGGCTTATCGAAAGTGATTGTATCTACTTATCAGGCAGTTTCAGGAGCCGGGGCTGCGGCAATTGATGAAATGCATGATCAATCACAAGCGATATTGAATGGAGAATCATTCGAACCTGCTGTGCTTCCTGTGAAAGGGGATAAGAAGCATTATCAGATTGCATTTAACGCCATTCCTCAAATTGATATGTTCCAAGACAATGGGTTTACCTACGAAGAGATGAAAATGATTAATGAAACGAAGAAAATCATGCACTTGCCTGCTCTTAAGGTGTCAGCAACATGTGTGAGGCTTCCTGTTGTAACAGGTCACTCTGAAAGTGTATATATTGAAATAGAAAAGGAATCTGTCTCAGTTAAGGAGCTGCAGTCCTTGCTTGAAAATGCACCGGGCGTAACGCTTCAGGATCTCCCTGAAGAACAAGTATACCCGATGCCTGCTTACGCAGTAGGAAAACCTGACGTATTCGTAGGGAGAGTTCGTAAGGATTTAGATGAAGATAAAGGATTCCATATGTGGATTGTCTCTGACAATTTATTAAAAGGTGCTGCGTGGAATTCGGTACAGATTGCAGAAAGCTTGGTTAAACTGGGATTGGTGAAGTAA
- a CDS encoding dipicolinate synthase subunit B encodes MSIKGKRIGFGLTGSHCTYDAVFPEIERLVNNGAEVMPIVTSTVMNTETRFGKGEDWINRIENVTGHKVIDSIVKAEPLGPKIPLDCMVIAPLTGNSMSKFANAMTDSPVLMAAKATLRNHRPVVLGISTNDALGLNGINLMRLISTKDIYFIPFGQDAPESKPKSMVARMTLIQETIEAAIDGKQLQPVIIEKYLD; translated from the coding sequence TTGAGTATTAAAGGAAAACGAATCGGATTTGGATTAACGGGCTCACATTGTACTTATGATGCTGTATTCCCTGAGATCGAAAGGCTGGTTAATAACGGAGCCGAGGTCATGCCCATCGTGACTTCTACGGTGATGAATACAGAAACGCGATTTGGAAAAGGAGAAGACTGGATTAATAGGATTGAAAATGTTACAGGACATAAGGTGATTGACTCTATCGTGAAAGCAGAACCATTAGGGCCGAAAATCCCCTTGGATTGTATGGTGATTGCGCCGTTAACAGGCAACTCGATGAGTAAATTCGCAAATGCCATGACGGATTCTCCGGTGCTGATGGCTGCCAAGGCTACCCTCCGTAATCATCGGCCAGTCGTTTTGGGAATTTCAACAAATGATGCATTAGGGTTGAATGGCATTAATCTTATGAGGTTGATTTCGACCAAAGATATTTATTTTATCCCATTTGGCCAGGATGCCCCTGAAAGCAAACCAAAGTCAATGGTTGCCAGAATGACCCTCATACAAGAAACGATCGAAGCAGCTATTGATGGAAAACAACTTCAGCCGGTCATTATAGAAAAGTATTTAGACTAA